In Janibacter sp. CX7, a single genomic region encodes these proteins:
- the rpmH gene encoding 50S ribosomal protein L34 translates to MSKRTFQPNNRRRAKTHGFRLRMRTRAGRAILSNRRSKGRSKLSA, encoded by the coding sequence ATGAGCAAGCGCACCTTCCAGCCCAACAACCGTCGCCGCGCCAAGACCCACGGCTTCCGCCTGCGCATGCGTACCCGCGCCGGCCGCGCGATCCTGAGCAACCGCCGCTCCAAGGGCCGCTCCAAGCTCTCTGCCTGA